The Listeria cossartiae subsp. cossartiae genome includes a region encoding these proteins:
- a CDS encoding YueI family protein, giving the protein MAENIDDYLEKGMYGAKEINTAEKKKYLGTYRERVLVALTKEEVLTQEYLPELEKAILENSDSKLLLNGLLHYNSLRPYIKLAEKCKHEFSIVTRLEGETDIYLVLACQKAVNKEDIHLYKEEQVEKQEEPVSLLEKVRKLFN; this is encoded by the coding sequence ATGGCTGAAAATATTGATGACTATCTAGAAAAAGGCATGTATGGGGCAAAAGAAATTAATACCGCTGAGAAGAAAAAATATTTAGGAACTTACCGTGAACGTGTCTTAGTTGCGCTCACAAAAGAAGAAGTTTTAACCCAAGAATATCTTCCAGAACTAGAGAAAGCAATCCTAGAAAATAGTGACTCCAAACTTCTGTTAAACGGATTACTGCATTACAATTCTTTACGCCCTTATATTAAACTAGCAGAAAAATGTAAACATGAATTTTCGATTGTTACTCGTTTGGAAGGTGAAACAGATATTTATCTTGTCCTTGCCTGTCAAAAAGCGGTAAACAAAGAAGATATTCACTTATATAAAGAAGAACAGGTAGAAAAACAAGAAGAACCTGTCTCTTTACTGGAGAAGGTTCGCAAATTGTTTAATTAA
- the dinB gene encoding DNA polymerase IV → MDTSRKIIHIDMDAFYASVEQRDHPEFRGKPLIIGGDPNKRGVVSTCSYEARKFGVHSAMPTRQAAKLCPNGIFIHGNMAHYVEVSNQIREIFSRYTDIIEPLSLDEAYLDVTENKKGMKSATLVAREIQQTIYRELGLTASAGVSFNKFIAKIASDFKKPAGITVVTPEEAEAFLEQIPVTKFYGVGKVTAEKLHRLGIETGADLKKWSEWDLIRELHKHGYQLYRHVRGRSNNIVNPHRDRKSVGKETTFEFNVLDNRILEQSLMKFAKKVEERLIKLQKHGKTVVLKLRYSDFTTITKRITLNEYTNDANQIYQAAALLLRESYTGQDSIRLIGLTVTNLKPVYFENLRLEGL, encoded by the coding sequence ATGGATACGAGTAGGAAAATTATTCATATTGATATGGACGCTTTTTATGCATCTGTAGAACAACGCGATCATCCCGAATTTCGCGGGAAGCCACTTATTATTGGCGGAGACCCGAATAAGCGCGGCGTTGTTTCGACCTGTTCGTATGAGGCACGCAAATTCGGTGTACACTCGGCTATGCCTACTCGTCAAGCTGCTAAACTCTGCCCGAATGGTATTTTTATTCACGGGAATATGGCTCATTATGTAGAAGTATCTAACCAAATCCGCGAAATCTTTTCCAGATATACGGATATTATAGAACCACTTTCTTTAGATGAAGCCTATTTAGACGTGACCGAAAATAAAAAAGGAATGAAATCCGCCACATTAGTTGCGCGCGAAATCCAACAAACCATTTACCGTGAACTTGGACTAACTGCGTCTGCTGGCGTATCATTCAATAAATTCATTGCAAAAATTGCTTCAGATTTCAAAAAACCTGCTGGCATTACCGTGGTTACTCCGGAAGAAGCAGAAGCCTTTTTAGAACAAATTCCTGTGACAAAATTTTATGGGGTAGGAAAAGTTACCGCAGAAAAATTACATCGACTTGGAATTGAAACAGGGGCGGATTTGAAGAAGTGGAGTGAATGGGACCTTATTCGCGAATTGCATAAGCATGGTTATCAGTTGTACCGTCATGTGCGCGGTCGTTCGAATAACATTGTGAATCCGCATCGTGATCGCAAATCGGTTGGCAAAGAAACGACTTTTGAATTCAACGTGCTCGATAATCGAATTTTAGAGCAAAGTCTTATGAAGTTTGCTAAGAAAGTAGAAGAACGTCTCATTAAGCTACAGAAACATGGCAAGACCGTGGTACTGAAATTGCGCTACAGTGACTTTACAACGATTACCAAACGGATTACTTTAAACGAATATACCAATGATGCTAATCAAATTTATCAAGCAGCAGCGTTACTTCTCCGAGAGAGTTACACTGGTCAGGATAGCATTCGCTTGATTGGGCTTACTGTAACTAATTTAAAACCCGTTTACTTTGAAAATTTACGGTTAGAAGGACTATAA
- the zwf gene encoding glucose-6-phosphate dehydrogenase, giving the protein MTDELEQKALITIFGGTGDLANRKLYPSLYHLYSKGSLGDNFAVIGTARREWSNDFFRDKVKESIKDIDGSEKDADAFASHFYYQSHDVTNKESYVTLKDLSDELDAKYDLGGNRLFYLAMAPNFFGTIASRIKSEGFVDTDGFHRLIIEKPFGHDLASAEELNDSLRQAFKEDEIYRIDHYLGKEMIQNISVIRFANSIIESLWNNRYIDNIQVTLTEVLGVEDRGRYYDESGALRDMVQNHILQIVSLLAMEPPINLSTREIRHEKVRALRSLRVFEGKEVHQSFIRGQYGPGEVDGKELKGYRQEDNVDPHSNTETFVAAKLEIDNFRWAGVPFYIRTGKRLAKKTTQIAIQFKDVPLNLFGQQQSLGGNVLVIHIQPDEGITLHLNVKEPGQGMVTMPVNLNYIHSSPDGMNTPEAYEKLILDCLRGDATYFSHWDEVSLSWNFIDHVADVWTNTKDHFPNYKSGSMGPKEADDLIQRDGFQWFPID; this is encoded by the coding sequence ATGACAGATGAGTTAGAACAAAAAGCACTGATTACTATTTTTGGCGGTACGGGAGATTTGGCAAATCGCAAACTTTACCCTTCGCTATATCATTTGTACAGTAAGGGATCTCTTGGCGACAATTTTGCTGTTATTGGTACGGCACGTCGTGAATGGAGTAATGATTTCTTCCGTGATAAAGTAAAAGAGTCTATCAAAGACATTGACGGTTCCGAAAAAGACGCGGATGCATTTGCTTCTCATTTCTACTATCAATCTCATGATGTGACGAATAAAGAATCTTATGTAACGCTAAAAGATTTGTCTGATGAACTCGATGCAAAATATGACTTAGGTGGTAATCGCCTTTTCTACCTTGCTATGGCGCCGAATTTCTTTGGAACTATCGCAAGTCGCATTAAATCTGAAGGCTTTGTGGACACAGATGGTTTTCATCGTTTAATTATCGAGAAGCCATTTGGGCATGATTTAGCTAGTGCGGAGGAATTAAATGATTCGCTTCGTCAAGCATTTAAAGAAGATGAAATTTATCGTATTGACCATTATTTAGGAAAAGAAATGATCCAAAATATCTCGGTTATTCGATTTGCAAATTCGATTATTGAATCGCTTTGGAACAATCGTTATATCGATAATATCCAAGTTACTTTAACAGAAGTGCTTGGTGTAGAAGATCGTGGACGTTATTACGATGAAAGTGGCGCACTTCGCGACATGGTTCAAAACCATATCTTACAAATCGTTTCTTTACTCGCAATGGAACCACCGATTAACTTATCGACTCGCGAGATTCGTCATGAAAAAGTTCGCGCGCTTCGTTCTTTACGCGTTTTTGAAGGAAAAGAAGTTCATCAAAGCTTTATCCGTGGCCAGTATGGTCCTGGTGAAGTGGATGGTAAAGAACTGAAAGGCTATCGTCAAGAAGATAATGTCGATCCTCATTCCAATACAGAAACTTTTGTTGCGGCAAAACTAGAAATCGATAATTTCCGCTGGGCTGGCGTTCCATTTTACATTCGTACTGGTAAACGTCTTGCGAAGAAAACGACACAAATTGCGATTCAATTTAAAGATGTGCCACTGAACTTATTCGGTCAACAACAATCGCTTGGTGGTAATGTGCTAGTCATCCATATCCAACCTGACGAAGGGATTACGCTTCATTTGAACGTGAAAGAACCTGGTCAAGGAATGGTGACAATGCCAGTCAACTTAAATTATATTCACTCTTCTCCAGATGGCATGAATACGCCTGAAGCATACGAAAAATTAATTCTCGACTGTCTGCGCGGCGATGCGACTTACTTCTCTCACTGGGATGAAGTTTCGCTATCATGGAACTTTATTGACCATGTAGCAGATGTTTGGACAAATACGAAAGATCATTTCCCGAATTACAAATCCGGTTCGATGGGTCCGAAAGAAGCAGACGACCTTATTCAACGTGATGGATTCCAGTGGTTCCCAATCGATTAA
- a CDS encoding NUDIX hydrolase, producing the protein MDSLEEKTLHTEKIFSGNVIALQVDDVELPNGEKSKREIVKHPGAVAIIPFSADGGMYLVEQYRKPLEKTIIEIPAGKMELGEDPLVTARRELEEETGFQSDDLTYLTSFYTSPGFANELLHIYVARDLRKMEQPLAQDADEFINLVKVTPDEAEQLIEQQLIHDAKTMYAMQYWKMQLLIEENE; encoded by the coding sequence ATGGACTCACTAGAAGAAAAAACGCTTCATACAGAAAAGATTTTTAGCGGAAATGTGATAGCTTTGCAAGTCGATGATGTGGAGCTGCCGAACGGGGAAAAGAGCAAACGCGAAATCGTTAAGCATCCCGGGGCTGTAGCAATTATTCCATTTTCAGCAGACGGCGGAATGTATTTAGTAGAACAATATCGAAAACCACTCGAAAAAACAATTATCGAAATTCCAGCTGGTAAAATGGAGCTTGGAGAGGATCCGCTCGTGACGGCGAGACGAGAACTAGAAGAAGAAACTGGTTTTCAGTCTGATGATTTAACGTATCTCACTTCTTTTTATACATCACCTGGATTTGCCAATGAACTTTTACATATTTATGTCGCGCGCGATCTTCGGAAAATGGAACAACCATTAGCGCAAGATGCCGATGAATTTATTAATTTAGTCAAAGTAACACCAGACGAAGCAGAACAATTAATAGAACAACAACTTATTCATGATGCTAAAACGATGTACGCGATGCAGTACTGGAAAATGCAACTATTAATAGAAGAAAATGAATAA
- a CDS encoding 5-bromo-4-chloroindolyl phosphate hydrolysis family protein — MTVFKKILAFTGSIFLVIILAGILTLLIHNGLIIATIVIAVAATLFFFSSKAGDRAQMIATGLTKKEYKYIRTNLEEARVKIIRLQKIMTQNKALYSFQERNKTLLLTKRIYGIVKDEPKRFYEAEDFFFSHLDSLVELTEKYAFLEKQPVKDKKIYQTLSDTRTLLNDLSRVIEKDLFTLLNQDVNNLDFELEVAKNSISKQKKKFERGTKDDREQAK, encoded by the coding sequence ATGACCGTTTTCAAAAAGATACTAGCATTCACAGGTTCTATTTTCCTTGTCATTATTTTGGCTGGTATTCTCACTTTACTAATCCATAATGGCTTGATAATTGCAACGATTGTTATTGCTGTTGCGGCTACCCTATTTTTCTTTTCATCCAAAGCCGGGGACCGCGCGCAAATGATTGCCACTGGATTAACCAAGAAAGAATACAAATATATTCGCACTAACCTAGAAGAAGCTCGCGTGAAAATCATCCGCCTTCAAAAAATTATGACGCAAAACAAAGCGCTATATTCGTTCCAAGAGCGCAACAAAACGCTTTTACTTACAAAAAGAATTTACGGTATCGTAAAAGATGAACCAAAACGTTTCTATGAAGCAGAGGATTTCTTTTTCTCCCATCTTGATTCTTTGGTGGAACTAACCGAAAAATATGCTTTCTTAGAAAAACAACCAGTAAAAGACAAAAAAATCTATCAAACACTTTCTGATACACGTACACTTCTAAATGATTTAAGTCGCGTTATTGAAAAGGATTTATTTACACTTTTAAATCAAGACGTGAATAATCTTGACTTTGAATTAGAAGTAGCGAAAAACTCCATTTCTAAACAGAAAAAGAAATTCGAAAGGGGTACAAAAGATGACCGAGAACAAGCCAAGTGA
- a CDS encoding toxic anion resistance protein, which produces MTENKPSEETNELKDLVVEKEFNQTLDDLLANPFGSDGESAASIVNNETDAAPRLVDMLTETNKKQALELSKQIEPGNQAAILGYGAPAQAKLHDFSHSMLAHVQKQDVGPIGDIISDLMYRLQEADPDELAARNKNVFTKMFHRVKQSINEITSKYQKIGTQIDRIALKLEHSKKRLMEDNSFLEQLYDKNKDYFQALNIYIAAGELKLEEINTKMLPELRKKAEQTGDQMDYQEVNDLTQFADRLDKRVYDLRLSRQITIQQAPQIRLIQNTNQALAEKIQSSIMTAIPLWKNQVAIALTLLRQQQAVAAQRQVSETTNELLKRNADMLKTNAIETARENERGIVDIETLKETQSSLIETLQETLKIQQEGRAKRAVAEKELVTMEQELKERLLEMK; this is translated from the coding sequence ATGACCGAGAACAAGCCAAGTGAAGAAACAAATGAATTAAAAGATTTAGTAGTTGAGAAAGAATTTAACCAAACGTTAGATGACCTTCTTGCTAACCCGTTTGGATCAGACGGCGAATCAGCTGCAAGTATCGTAAATAACGAAACGGATGCAGCTCCTCGCCTAGTCGATATGCTTACGGAAACAAATAAAAAACAAGCGTTAGAGTTATCCAAACAAATCGAACCTGGAAATCAAGCAGCAATTCTTGGTTACGGAGCTCCGGCCCAAGCTAAACTACATGATTTTTCTCATTCGATGTTAGCGCATGTCCAAAAACAAGACGTCGGTCCAATTGGCGATATTATTAGCGATTTAATGTATCGTTTACAAGAAGCAGATCCTGATGAACTTGCGGCTCGCAACAAAAACGTCTTCACAAAAATGTTCCACCGAGTAAAACAATCCATCAATGAAATTACTTCTAAATATCAAAAAATTGGTACCCAAATTGACCGCATCGCGTTAAAACTGGAACACTCCAAAAAGCGTTTAATGGAAGATAACTCTTTCCTAGAACAGCTTTATGATAAAAATAAAGATTACTTCCAAGCACTTAATATTTACATTGCTGCTGGAGAATTAAAATTAGAAGAAATTAATACTAAAATGCTCCCAGAACTTCGCAAAAAAGCGGAACAAACGGGCGACCAAATGGATTATCAAGAAGTGAATGACTTAACACAATTTGCCGATCGTCTTGATAAACGAGTATATGACTTACGTTTAAGCCGTCAAATCACTATTCAACAAGCGCCACAAATTCGTTTAATCCAAAATACAAACCAAGCACTTGCTGAAAAAATCCAGTCTTCGATTATGACTGCGATTCCACTTTGGAAAAACCAAGTAGCTATCGCGCTTACCTTGCTTCGTCAACAACAAGCCGTTGCAGCTCAGCGCCAAGTTTCCGAAACAACGAACGAACTTCTAAAACGAAACGCCGATATGCTAAAAACAAATGCTATCGAAACAGCGCGTGAAAATGAAAGAGGTATTGTGGATATCGAAACGCTAAAAGAAACCCAATCTAGCTTGATTGAAACCTTGCAAGAAACCCTTAAAATCCAGCAAGAAGGCCGTGCTAAACGCGCCGTAGCTGAAAAAGAACTTGTAACAATGGAACAAGAACTTAAAGAACGTTTATTAGAAATGAAATAA
- the rnz gene encoding ribonuclease Z — protein MELVFLGTGAGVPSRGRNVTSIALSMLNERNTIWLFDCGEATQHQIMRSQIKLSKLEKIFITHLHGDHIFGLPGLLSSRSFQGGESDLTIYGPAGIAEYVETSLRLSGTRLTYKIIFNEIEPGLIFEDKMFSITADELDHGLRSFGYRIIEKDKPGALDAKKLIAAGVEAGPIFQKLKNGETVTLADGRVIDGKDYIDEPQKGKIISIFGDTKATDSELGLALNADVLVHEATFEGDKEKLAGEYMHSTTLQAASLAKNANVKKLILTHISSRYDRDASKELLIEAQSVFENTEIAYDLAVFPIGE, from the coding sequence ATGGAACTTGTTTTTTTAGGAACTGGAGCAGGCGTACCGTCACGAGGCCGTAATGTCACATCCATCGCACTTTCAATGTTAAACGAACGAAATACAATTTGGCTATTTGATTGCGGAGAAGCAACACAACACCAAATCATGCGTAGCCAAATTAAACTAAGTAAGCTAGAAAAAATATTTATTACCCACTTACACGGTGACCACATTTTTGGTCTGCCCGGCTTATTAAGCAGCCGCTCTTTTCAAGGAGGGGAATCCGACCTAACTATATACGGCCCAGCTGGAATAGCAGAATACGTCGAAACTTCTTTAAGACTAAGTGGGACTAGACTAACCTACAAAATCATTTTTAACGAAATTGAACCAGGTTTGATTTTTGAAGATAAGATGTTTTCGATTACCGCGGACGAATTGGATCACGGGTTGCGTAGTTTTGGTTACCGAATCATTGAGAAAGATAAACCGGGTGCACTCGATGCGAAAAAATTAATAGCAGCGGGTGTCGAAGCAGGTCCTATTTTCCAAAAACTGAAAAATGGTGAAACAGTCACATTAGCTGACGGACGTGTCATTGACGGAAAAGACTACATTGATGAGCCACAAAAAGGGAAAATCATTAGTATTTTCGGCGACACTAAAGCGACAGACAGTGAACTTGGATTAGCGCTAAACGCCGATGTGTTAGTACACGAAGCAACGTTTGAAGGCGATAAAGAAAAGCTGGCAGGAGAATATATGCATTCGACGACATTACAAGCTGCGAGCCTTGCGAAAAATGCCAACGTCAAAAAATTAATATTAACGCATATCAGCTCAAGATACGATCGTGATGCAAGTAAAGAGTTATTAATAGAAGCACAATCTGTTTTTGAAAATACTGAAATAGCGTACGACTTAGCTGTTTTCCCAATTGGAGAGTGA
- a CDS encoding SDR family NAD(P)-dependent oxidoreductase — protein sequence MNPFLKNKTVLITGASSGLGAEITRQVAASGANVIITARSTEKLITLQKEISANFSVEATYFTLDMTDFEQVKQVSAEINETYQVDVLVNCAGFGLFENAVDIPFETIEKMFDTNVLGLIQLTQLILPQMQARKSGHIINIASQAAKIATPKSTVYSATKYAVLGFSNALRLELIPDKIKVTTINPGPIATNFFDVADKSGNYLETVGKLVLKPEKVARKTVQIMGTRRREINLPFVMNIATRLYQVMPQVIEFFGKGAFLKK from the coding sequence ATGAACCCTTTTTTGAAAAATAAAACGGTATTAATTACTGGTGCTTCTAGCGGTCTTGGTGCAGAAATCACAAGACAAGTGGCAGCATCTGGCGCAAACGTTATTATTACAGCAAGAAGTACGGAAAAATTAATCACTTTACAAAAAGAAATAAGTGCCAATTTTTCAGTTGAAGCGACTTATTTTACACTTGATATGACAGATTTTGAGCAAGTAAAGCAAGTTAGCGCTGAAATAAACGAGACATATCAAGTAGATGTGCTAGTCAACTGTGCTGGTTTTGGTTTATTTGAAAACGCAGTAGATATCCCGTTTGAGACCATCGAAAAAATGTTTGATACGAATGTATTAGGTTTGATTCAATTAACGCAACTGATCTTACCGCAAATGCAAGCTCGCAAGTCGGGGCATATCATTAATATCGCCTCTCAAGCAGCCAAAATTGCCACACCAAAATCAACGGTCTATTCAGCAACAAAATATGCTGTACTAGGATTTTCCAATGCGCTGCGCTTAGAATTAATTCCCGATAAAATCAAAGTAACGACGATAAATCCAGGTCCGATTGCAACGAACTTTTTCGATGTTGCAGATAAATCAGGGAACTACTTAGAAACAGTGGGTAAATTAGTTTTGAAACCAGAAAAAGTAGCTAGAAAAACCGTACAAATTATGGGGACAAGACGCCGCGAAATCAATTTACCTTTCGTGATGAATATCGCAACCCGGCTTTATCAGGTCATGCCGCAAGTCATAGAATTCTTCGGAAAAGGCGCATTTTTAAAGAAATAA